Part of the Haliotis asinina isolate JCU_RB_2024 chromosome 8, JCU_Hal_asi_v2, whole genome shotgun sequence genome is shown below.
TTGGAGTAtaactaaatattttaaatatactACGTTTGAGAAAATGACGCAATTCAAGTCGGAATCGTTCCTTTGTATACTGACCACGTGAGGACGAAGGaattaaaataaattcattctacttctttttttaaacatgtttgaCTTCTTAAGAGCCTTGGTATAAATTCTCCGGCAACCCAATCTCGAGGCCAGAAGAGGCAAGGTAAAAAGACGATACACGATTTGGCCTGGTCAGAGCTTTTCATCAGGTTTAAATTCAAAGTAATGAATCATAAAAATCGTTGTCATGGAAACGAGTTGGTAATTACGATCGATAGGAGAAGCCATATGTTGAATGCACGGGCAGCGACTTTCATACCAATATCTTGATCTCATGCACCACGTCTTACAGACTCTGATTATATCAAGGTGATTAGCCACGGTAATTATCACACTGACCTTGAGAAACCAACGGAAAGGTAAACAGTTATTTAACAGTATCTTCAGGAAACTCTTAATGGCAGTTCTATATATAAAACAACATTTGCTTAATTAACCGGTGCAGTTATGTGGACGTGCAACGCTGAATTGTGAGACAGCGTTAGTATTGTCAGCGGGATCTTGGCGTCTTGTTTGTGTTGTAGATGAAGACGTGGTGGTAATGATGGAGTCGGTAGTGTTCACGTTGTGGTCAGTCCGGACGGCGGGGTTTGTAGTGCTGGTGATGTTGTCGGTGTAGTTGGTGTTGTcagtgttgttgatgatgtcagTTGTGTTGGTGATGTCATTGGTGTCGGTTATGTTGTCAGTAGTATTGGTGATGTGGTCAGCGGTGTCAGTGATGTCGCCagtggtgttgatgatgttgttagTAATGTCGGCGATGTCAGTTCTGCCGGTGATGTCAGTAGTGATGGTGATGTGGGCAGTTGTTGCTGATGCTGTCTGTAGTGTTGGTGATGCTGCTTGTACTATTGGTGATGTTGTCTGCAGTGTTGGTGATGTGGtcagtagtgatgttgatgtggtCAGTAGTGTCATTGATGTGGTCAGTAGTGTCATTGATGTGGTCAGTAGTGTCATTGATGTGGTCAGTAGTGTCGGTGATGTGGTCAGTAGTGTCGTTGATGTGGTCAGTAGTGTTGTTGATGTGGTCAGTAGTGTCGATGATGTGGTCAGTAGTGTCGTTGATGTGGTCAGTAGTGTTGTTGATGTGGTCAGTAGTGTCGATGATGTGGtcagtagtgatgttgatgtggtCAGTAGTGTCGATGATGTGGTCAGTAGTCTAGTTGATGTGGTCAATAGTGTCACTGATGTGGTCAGTAGTGTCGTTGATGTGGTGAGTAGTGTCACTGATGTGGTCAGTAGTGTCGGTGATGTGGTCAGTAGTGTCGTTGATGTGGtcagtagtgatgttgatgtggtCAGTAGTGTCACTGATGTGGTcggtagtgatgttgatgtggtCAGTAGTGTCGGTGATGTTGACAGTAGTCTAGTTGATGTGGTCTGTATTGTCGGtggtatggtttgttgtgttggtgaCGTGTACAGTTGTGTTAGTGATGTGGTCAGCTGTGTCGGTGATCATATTTTAATTTGTGGTGATGTCGAAGATGATTATCCGATGTCGGTGGTGTCAGGACAGTTGCAACAGGATTTCATCAAATGCTCAGTAAATGGCAGTCATCTCGGGGACGTTGAACACAGCCTCCCGCCGACAGACACGATCGATGCCACTCACCTGTCACCGGACAGGTAAACTCTCACAAACTGGGTCAGTCAACCAGAACGGGGACAGGCGCCACGTTTTGTGCAATCTCTGATTCGAACAGGCAAAACTGTAGACAACAGTTGGAAGTTGAGCAAAAATTTACATTTGGGTGTGTTTTCCTGGCAAATTAAACAAGTTTTGTGGAAGAAAGTGTATATTTGGCTCTCATCTCTTATCCAATATTTACATTACCATCGGTAACAAATAACACAAACTATATTTTTGTCATCAAATGAATATCGTTTGTTCCTCGGACAAATTAAGCTGTATATTGATTCAGATTAATTTATGAACTAGGTCATATAAAACAATATCCGTGCTGTGGAACGGGCGAGATGACTTTACATATTTTCTTAAGTGCTCTTCAGAGCTTATGAGTGCTGACAGGCCGGGTGAGCATTAACGACGCCTCAGTCACACGTTGTTAAGAACAGTAATATTTGACATCATCATTACTTTCAAGACGGTATAAATAGATAACAACAGGTCCAACCAAAGAGCATCTGTAGAATTGACAGTTTATACATGTTCTTCATTACTTAAAGTACAACGAATAATAATTAGGAAAACTCGGTTGAAAGGATTAGCTGTCTGTCTAGGGTCGATGAACATACACCACCCACCCAGCCACCCACCCAATGATAATAATAACCAGTATCTCCCCTTTGCCTCGCAGTTCAtcctaaatattttctttttatctTCCGAAAAGTCGGCGATGgtgtattttcatgaaaagctcGTACATTTCACTGCTGGGATCATAAGGTAAAAAATATGCAAGATGTCCGACAATCAGAGTTGCACAACAAACGTTTCTAAAACTCACACTCCTTGGTGAATAAATCGCCGCCCCGAGGATACAATTTATCAACCGTTTCAGATATAATCTGTCTGAAAAATAAACTCATCTTCTCCACCCTCTTCCCAACTCATCTTCTCTACCCCTTTTCACCATTCCATCTTCTCTGCTTCTCTTCACCACACTCTTCTTCTCTGCTCCTCTTCTCCGCCCCTCTTTTCTTCTCATCTTCTCCAAAGTCTTCTCTGCTGCTCTTCATTCCTCTTCTTCTACATTCATTTTCACCATCCATCTTCTCTACTCATCTTCTGCACCAATCTTCCTGCTCCACTCCGGCTCTCTTCTTTACTCATCTTCTCCACCCTTTTTTCTGCTCCTCTTCTCCATTCCTATCCTCTACTCATCTTCTGCACCCCTCTTCTCCACTGATCTTCACCGGCTCCTCTTCTCTACTTCTCTTCTCAATCCCTTTCCTCTAATGCTTTTCTCCATCCCTCCTCACTACCCCTCGTCTCCACAAGTCTGCTCCACCTCATCTTCTATACCCCTCTTCTCCACAGCAATTTCCCCACTCCTCTTTGAAACCAATTGCTCAAAATTCTGCGTCAACGTCCTTGTTTGGATCGCGTCTCGAAAAGGTGTGTGCACTATTTATTCACACGAACCAATATTTCATCATGGTGAATCTGTTTGCATGCAGGATAGTTCCACTTCCTGATTCTAGTGCACAATCGATGTATTGACACGTGACATCATATCGTATATTTTCATCAGCAGTCAACGATTATCACATTCAATTATTCTCCCAAGCATATAATTACAATACTCATAGCCTTTCATGGGAACAAATGAGTGGTTACAGCACACAATAAATCTGTTATCGGGCAATGTGATAATCTGACCTATTTCTCCCTCTCATCAAGAGaggcgatggggtagtctagtgattaaagcgttcgatcgttcgcttaagatccgggttcgattcccctcatgagtacaatatgtgaagcccatttctggtgtcccctgtcgtgatattgctaaaagcagcttaaagcccaactcactcactcactgttatcaAAACAGTTAGAAGCTGCATGATATTGAAAGGAGGGGCGctgtggtagtctagtggttaaagctttcgctcgtcacgccgaagacccgggttcgattctccacatgggtgcaatgtctgAAGTCCCCCTCAGTGATactatattgctaaaagcggcgtaaaaccaaattcactctctcacttattCTTTGGAATGCAAAGACCGCGAATTGGTAATTCACGATAATGTCGTAACATCGTCTTGAATAGGGACGTAAATAGACAAGGTGTTCTCAGAGTAATTACGAATTTTGCGGGTATTTATGTCGCAAAATCATGGTAACGAACCCGTTGCTTAGGTTTCAGTGTTGAATTAACCTTCCTTGAGAATGACGTTTCGGACACACTGTCGTCATCGCTCCTGCTGATTGTGGTGATGTCCTGCCCACGCCGTCGCAGCATTAACCCGACGCACACTAAACTACATCCATTACACGGCTGACCATCGAAAGATGGTACTTAGGTACTTATTGTTACTGTGCACTGGTCTCAGTTTTTAACAGGGAAATAGAAGTCGTTAGCTATGAGTCAGAATACTGTTTCCGTGGGGATGATAATACTGGAATGATATGGTGATAATAGTGGAATGATATGATGATTATAATGGAATGATATGATGATAATAATGGAATGATATGATGATAATAATGGAATGATATGATGATAATAGTGGAATGATATGATGATAATAGTGGAATGATATGATGATGTAGTGGAATGATATGATGATAATAATGGAATGATATGATGATAATAGTGGAATGATATTGTGATAATAATGGAATGATATGATGATAATAATGGAATGATATGATGATAATAATGGAATGATATGATGATGTAGTGGAATGATATGATGATAATAATGGAATGATATGATGATAATAGTGGAATGATATGATGATAATAATGGAATGATATGATGATAATAGTGATATGAGGTTTggtacctctctctctctcgctttctctctctctatcatctcgcacgcacacgcacacacaaaaataaaagCGTCAAATGGAATCTCTGTCATACTATCACTATGGAATAGTTGATGATGTCAGTTATACGCTTAAATGTACGTTTGTCCCATTTAACGTGCTCACCCGACTCCAGAATCACAAAACGCACACCCCTATCTGGCTTAAGCGTTTCGGTTGTCACCAGAGAGACAGTGTTCACTTCCCCATCAGAGAACAGATTTATGTCCCTCGTCTTTAAACCTCCCGGACAAGTTGctgatgatgtatgtatgttgctGACCTGGTCTGTCTGACAATGTAGAGATGGATCATTTTCCAAATACCTTGAGAAACAACCATGTCCAAGAAGGTCCCCGCAAGTCTAGAATACGTGTCAAGCCTCGATTTCCAcagttctgaaaatgaaaaaagccTCAGAGCTCCTTTTCATAATATTTAGTTGTTTTGCATTCTGAACTGtttcattacacacacacacacacacacacacacacacacacacacacacacacacacacacacacacacacacacacacacacacacacacacacacacacacacacacatatatatatatatatatatatatatatatatattcatattagAAACTAGTTACTCTAATACAGACCTAGTGATTGTGTTTCCGATATAACTAATACCACATTCACCAGATGGTACGTGATAGAGCGTTATAACGGGAGCGAAATCGGGCAAGTGGTTCACATATAGCTTTTAGCACATTTTCTCTGCTACATTGACACACGAACataataactggaatattattCTGGAATAATATTCTGTAGTAATTTTTCCCACAAATTGTACACGTTTTCTGCATATGCTCCAAGAATACCaaagacaacaaaacaacaaaaggatATTTGACAACGCGATTTGGCGGTGCTAGATATCCGAACGTGTGTCAGGAGAAAAAAAACGTGCGCTGTTTTCAAACAATTGTATTCCGTCACTGTTTTACTACAGTTGGGGTTGGTTGGATAACcaagtgcttaaagcgttcgctcttcgcgtggagtgagtgagtgagtgagtgagtgagtgagttcagttttacgccgcacgcagcaatattccagctatatgacggcggtctgtaaataatcaagtctggaccagacaatccagtgatcagcaatacgagcatcgatctgcacaactgggaaccgatgacatgtgtcaaccaagtcagccggtctgaccacccgaaccagttagtcgtctcttacgacaagcatagtcgccttttatgacaagcatgggttgctgaaggcctgtcttaccccggaccttcacggatcattCGCGTGGAATACCCCATacgggtataatgtgtgaagtccatttcgagtgtcccacgccgtgataatGCCCAAGTATTGTTTATCgacttcactcactcaatacagTTGCTTGTACTTTTATCATAGAAAAGCCTGCTTGgataaaatacatgtacttcGCTTTTTATCAAAACGTAGCACtgaatgaatatattctcaataAAAGTACTAGTACCTGAACTACCACAGAAAGAATAAACAAAACTGAAGTACACATGACAATTATGTAATACTATTCATAATTAATACTTAAAGCCTGTAAACCGTCTACTTCATATTAATATGGGCAAAATGACCAAGGTTTTGCAAACGCTTTTCACGTTATATGCTTGTGGAAGCTGTAAATATTTAGACTAACCgaacatattccagcaaatcaAATCTGCCAAGGTTCACAGACTGCATGTTACATCGGACGTATTTATGGCGGCATGTGTGCAATGTCTGCGTTGACTTCTGTCTCCATTCTTTTAAGATTCATCTGTCTGAAATAAGCTTCCAGCTTGACCAAAGCGTGACCAATGAATCCAGGAGCCATTATGCTCATCATGTTTTCACCCCAATGTTTTCCTTAAAGGAAATCTGTTATGTTTTCTCTGGAACATCTGTCTTGTAAACCACTTTCTGGAGTTGTAGTTGCCTTTGAAAGTTCCCTTTCTGCTACAACAAGAAGATGTACTGTACGAACGCCATATGGTATCTCTGACGTCTAAAATGGCCAAGGTATATTTATCAAAATGACTTGTCACCATGTAGAGACGGATCATTTTCCAAAAATTCTGAATAAACCGAGGTCAGCCATTGTTCTGTTAGACAAAGATTTGCTCCAATCGCAGTCAAATATGTTAAATGATTGTGAAACATTTTTCTCGTGTTAATGGCAATGGTGATGaggtttttcttttttcttaagCAAGTACATGTGTGTCCAAGAAAAGAATGTATGGTGCAGCATGCTTATACTGCCCAGTGTATAATGCCATATTATTGCCACAACGGATTTCCTGCCTATATAATTCCCTGGTTATAATCCAGAACTGGACTTAATGGCATTTTCAAATGGTTTTtggaacacacaaaaaaaatcattttcccCTAGTCATATATGGTTTCTTGTTATATATAGGCATACAGTGTCTTGGAAGAAGGAAGACGTGCATTGTGTTTTTGCAAGTATTGTGTCTGAAGAAGCCGAACACACGCGTTGAGATTTGAATCACTTCACGTGTTTTGTGGTCAGAATAAGACCACGTGCATTGTGCGCAGAATCAGTAAACGTGCAATATGAGGAGAATCCGATCGCCAGCGTTTTGAGAAAGTTCAGAACACGTACGTTGTGAATTAGTATACGTGCATTGTGCAGCATAATTGAATCTGTACCAGCGTCGTGTCGACATGACGTCCAGCCAAGCAGGCTACACAAGAAACGTGTATAATGAAAGTCAAGGAGGTTGTCAGTGTCTAAAACACCGAAATGTAGTGTCGGCAGTAACTTCTAATTCAATGTGACACCGAAAATCTGCACTATCGGCAAACTGACAGGGCGAATAAATTGAGACTTTGTAACTTATACTGTCAGCGGCAGGGCGTGAAATTACTGCCCGCAACTGACCCGGCGACGTGGTCCGCCTGCAGCAATACCACATAGGGAAAGAGAGGTTCCGGCTTTGATGTTCATATTTCCAGGAATGTACATAAATACGGTTAACTAAATGTTTGAATTCCAAGGGTGCATGGATTCCACATGTTGGAACTCTATGGTGACCTttgacatgtgtttgtgtgatggTAGTTGCGGTGGGGATATTGGACAGTTGTGAGGAGGGTGGATCCATTGCGTTTTAGTAGAAGTGGACCTGGATGGGTGGCGGTAGGTGTATGCTAGGGATGGGGGTCGGGAATAGGCATCATttaccatatggggaatcgaattcAGACCTTGGGGTAACTTAGAATTTAATTCTTAAGTTTGAGAGGGACTCAAAACATCCTGACTCACTCATTTCGGATAATTACGAGCGTGGACACCacctccagcaatattacagcagaaGCACAAATTGTCCCCTTCTTCGGCATCGACCCCGGACTTCGCCATAAAGAAACGAACGCCTTACCAACGCTTGCAACCAGAATTTAACAAAACAGCCACAAACTGCTGTGCGAACTTTAAAGTTTAGAATATGCTGTGAAGTACTTCAAATAGTACCCGTAATATAACCGTAATATAGTGAGACTTTTCTGTCCAGGAATTGTTCCACCGCCGAGAAGCAGTCCTGGGAAACGCTCAACAGATGATCATTATCAAATTACCCAACTAGCAACAGCCGTTGCTCATGGTTGTGTAATGTCTTCAGACAGTatagaaacacacacaccaaacaaaGAACAAGGTCTACCTGTCTGCGGTGGTGCCCCTCCGCAGCAATAATTAGACCGAGTGGCTACACAAAGACCTTTAACTAACTCCTATATGCCCAGTTCGCGTGCTTCTCGTCATGAGCTGATTTCCAGCGCCATGGATTCTCACCAAGAGTAGTTTTACAGGTTGTGAACAGGCAAAGTACATATATAAGCGCCCTTGGTCATTTGTCCGACCAGGCTGAGAACTGGCTTCTACCTTGACCACGGTCATCCTAGCCTCCTGGACTTATGGCAACATCGAGGATTCGCGTCAATACCATTTGGTAACATGAGAACTTTATTGTCCTTATGCCAAGGCCCGTGTATAATAAAATATGATTAAATGTGTGTGTAATGTTTCGATCAGGCATTCGCATTAGTTTTATTAACCTATCGATAATTTCTATCATGGAGACAGTCACGATATTTGATCTTGGGTTTAGTGTTGTACGTCGTTGagtataaatacatatataattgAAATTGTGTTCTGTTGAAATTTATAAAGTAGAACTTAAACATGACATCTGAGGACAAAGCCATTAAGCCAGTTGCTTTAAGTGGTACTGATTACTGCCTTAATTACTGTCGTAATTAGTAATTGTTTCCCATGCTTCAGTGGTGAATGTAATGATCAGAGATGTTTGCTGGCAGGATAACAGTCTGCACGGTCAAGGTCAGCTACACAGACAGTGCATGGTAACCGGAAAGCACCAGGGAAAAAAAGAATCAGAAAAAAGAATTAGTTCACACATTTATTGGTGAAATAATGAACCAATATCATAcccaatataatatataatattatacatGATTAATGGCACATCACTTTGCAGAATGTGCTCAAAGGATATTTGTAATAGCGCATAGTTACTTCAGTCTGCAAAGGCCTATATTCTGTCCAACGCCATTTAAAAAGTCTTtcgacccttgaaggtccggggtagaatagcccttaagcaatccatgcttgccataacaggcgaacgtgcttgtcgtaagaggcgattaacgggtggtcaggctggttgacttggttgacacaaatgattggttcccagttgtgcagattgatgctcatgctgttgatcactggactgtatggtccagactctattatttacagaccgtcgccatatagctggaatattgctgagtgcggcgtaaaacttaactcactcactcgaaaggTGTTCCATTGAAATGTAATTGTTTGCAAAACGGCGGCACAAGTTCTGGAGGCGTTTGTTGAATGTGATGACCTTAGACTTGACCCGAACTGTTGGCTGGAGAGTTTGATTTTCCATGTCCAGAGTGGTGTACAGTTTTGCACAGCAGTTAAGGCTAGACTTCTCAGAGCACTTCCACCGGACCTTGTTCTTTCTTGTACAGTTTCTGGTGTACATGTACCTATTCCAGCAAAGCTTCTTGGCACCCTTGTTGCTCTCTATCACCTCCATGATGTCTTACCTCAAACTGACATGCTTTACTTTTATGTAGATCTATTTGTACCACAATCAAAACTAATGTAACCATATACCAGTTATGCATGATTGGAAGGCAGGTACTCCCTTACCAACACACTGACTGTAAACAATTTTATAAGCTGATTCTCTTTTTCCCGATTCTTTTTTCTCGATTCTTTTTTTCCTACAATCACTGTTCGTTGCAATGATGCAAGTTTCGTTAGTGAATCTTTGAAAATCTTCAAGGCGTGTTCAGAGTGATCGAAAGTACACCGATCCGCCAATGCATAACACTTTTAAGGACAACaacttcattatattttttatacaaCGTTCCTGAACTAATTTTTGCTCCTTTCGGTGAATGTTGAGTGAGGGCACAGACTTTGTAGACGTCGATAGAACATGTGTAAACAAGGCAAGGTGACAGAATATAGGAGCTGGGCATGCTTGTCTTTGTCATCAGTGACTGTCTGTGTTCCAGACATGTGATTTTGATTACCATTCTGTCGTTGCACCAAGCCGAATGTGTTTAGACAAATATTCAAGACTGACTGATCTGTGGCGCTGAGATTTAGGTGGCCCACGAAGAATTCAATTGATTATGTTTCATATCGCATGTCAAACAATAATGTTACAACGATAAACACCGTTATGCATTATAAGATTAATAAGGTGACAATATCCACACATTACAATATAGCCGAAAAAGAGAGTATCCACTAGAAAACTGAATTTGAACAAAGTATGACAAAGGTTTTCAGTCCGTCTTAAAACTGTCCTCAGAAACCATGATATGTTTGTGTAACTTCCTTTTTGGGATGCCACAAGTGATCCAAGGTGACATATCAGTTTTTTTTAATtgtcatgtatttatttatgtctgtctgtctgcctgtctgtctatgCGTtcgttcatttatttatttatttatttatttatttatttatttatttatttatttatttatttatttatttatttatttattcatttgtttgtttgtttgtttgtttgtttgtttgtttatatcagTCAAGGTGATAATATCAGAAATCAATATTATAAATGATTAACGTCAAAAAAGGAAtatgtcagtaatatttcaaaaagttaTTGACTAAATTTCAAGTTCAAGGAAAACAAAGTCCTTGACCTTGAATGCACTGGCTGGATGTAACAGTAAACCACAGGTCGTTAGGTCAGCCTCCGGGTCAGTCTCACTTGAAACACAACCCCCCGAACCCGCGAGGGGTGTGTTAATTGTGCTTGTTTACTATGGCGAGTGATCCGAATGGCGATAGTGTCACGGTAATGGTTCCTCGCAATGACCAATGGTCATTCAAACCGAGGTTAATTTGTTGTTCTCACGTGGTCATAACGGTCCTGTGTCACACGTGCTGACCGTTAACACCGGCGCACTTTTGTGCCCCTAGGGTGTGGATAATGTGTGTCCATTCACCGACCACTGACTACACAACTTCAGGAAACGTGTGAACTCCAGGTATTTCTAGCGCACCCaagggttagtgagtgaatgtcgttttgttgacaaaagcttagtctctgaatacatataattttgttacaaacAATCAGCCCCCCCTTGGAACTGAAAAGGAGCCTGGGTGAGAAGGGAGATTATTAAggacatctagacttgcttcagttaGAGCTTAAGCATTGCAGGCAGGGCAAGACAGAAGGAAAAATATAGTGGTGTAGGGACTATGGgcaatattcctgttatatGGCTTCGgtttgtatataatcgagtctggatgtAAACTAACACTTGGTCTCtaaacacaaataaataaacgATCAGTACTTTTTAAACTTATAAGGAGCCCCAGTGAAAAGGGAGATTCCTATCGATCGCTACACTTGCTTCATTACGGATTAAACATTGCAGTGATGACAAGACTGAAGGCAAAACGTAGCCGTTCTGATAGAGACTGGTGTCGTGAAATGTTATAAATGCTGGTGAAGGCCACTATAGGCTATTCCTGCTGATTAGATCTCTGTCATGCTGTTTCAACAAGCCCTGGTCACACTCCACAATTAAGTCTACAATTTAACAGCCAAGCGCTGTTTGTTATGCCGctatttgcaatattccagcaatatcacggcgggggacgaaAGAAatttgacttcacacattgcacccatatgtGGAATCGAACATGAGTGTTaggtgtgacgagcggacggtTTAACCatctggctaccccaccgccctgtgTATTTCAAATGCGCC
Proteins encoded:
- the LOC137295305 gene encoding uncharacterized protein, whose product is MSAMSVLPVMSVVMVMWAVVADAVCSVGDAACTIGDVVCSVGDVVSSDVDVVSSVIDVVSSVIDVVSSVIDVVSSVGDVVSSVVDVVSSVVDVVSSVDDVVSSVVDVVSSVVDVVSSVDDVVSSDVDVVSSVDDVVSSLVDVVNSVTDVVSSVVDVVSSVTDVVSSVGDVVSSVVDVVSSDVDVVSSVTDVVGSDVDVVSSVGDVDSSLVDVVCIVGGMVCCVGDVYSCVSDVVSCVGDHILICGDVEDDYPMSVVSGQLQQDFIKCSVNGSHLGDVEHSLPPTDTIDATHLSPDR